In Mycolicibacterium nivoides, the DNA window ATGTGTGCGTGGTGCGGGTTGTGGGTGATGAAGATGACCCCGAACCCCTGTTCCTTGGCGGCCGTGATGTAGCGCAGCACCATGCCGGACTGCTTGACACCCAGCGCCGCCGTCGGCTCATCGAGGATCAGCACGCGGGCACCGAAGAAGATCGCCCGCGCGATCGCCACACACTGGCGCTGGCCACCCGACAGCGAGCCGATGGGCGCGTCGACATCGGGCAGGTCGATACCCATCTTGTGCAGCTCGGAAATGGTGGTCGCGCGCATCGCGGAAATGTCCAGCGACGGCAGGATGCCCTTCTTGCGCAACTCGTTACCGAGAAAGAAGTTGCGCCACACCGGCATCAGTGAGACCACCGCCAGGTCCTGGTAGACGGTCGCGATTCCGGCCTTGAGCGAGTCCTTGGGCGAGTCGAACACAGTCGGCGCGCCGTCGATCAGCAGCTCGCCCTCGCTGGGCTTGTGCAGGCCCGCGATGATCTTGATCAAGGTGGACTTACCGGCACCGTTGTCGCCGAGCACGCCCGTCACCTCGCCGGCACCCACCCGCAGGTTGATGTCTTTGAGCGCAATGATGTTTCCGTAGCTCTTGCCCACGTGTTTGAGTTCGACCAGCGGCACCGCGCCGCCCGAGGGTGACTCCGCAATCGGGGCTTCAGCAGTTGTGCTCATCTACTTACCTCTTCACCGCGTAGTTACGGACGACGTTGTTGGCGATCACCGCGAACAGCAGCATCCCGCCGAGGAAGAACTTGAACCAGTCCGGGTTCCACCCGGCGTAGACGATGCCCTGGTTGGTCATGCCGAAGATGAAGGCACCGATCAGCGTGCCGATCGCGGTGCCGTAGCCACCGGTGAGCAGGCAGCCACCGACCACCGCGGCGATGATGTAGAAGAACTCGTTACCGATGCCCTGACCGGACTGCACCGTGTTGAACGCGAACAACAGGTGCATGCCGACGAACCAGGCGCAGAAGCTCACCACCATGAAGAGGCCGATCTTCACCTTCGTGACCGGCACGCCAACGGCACGGGCGCTGTCCTGGTTACCGCCAACGGCGAAGATCCAGTTGCCGATCCGGGTCTTGAACAGCACATAGGTGGCGATGACGACGAACAGGATCCACCACAGCACGGTGACGCGGACCGACACCCCGAGAATGTTGAACGACGAGGCGAATACGGCGCGGCCGGAATCGAATCCCTCCATGTCCGACACACTGGGGGTCGCGACCTGGCCGGACAGCAACTTGGTCACCGCCAGGTTGATGCCGGCGAGCATGAAGAAGGTGCTCAGCGTGATGAGGAACGACGGGATCTTGGTCTTCATCACCATGTAACCGTTGAAGAAGCCGATCGCCAGGGCCATCACCAGCGCCAGGACCGCACCCGTCCACAGGTTCAGGTGAAGGTTGTACGACAGCATCGAGGCGGCCAGCGAAGCCGTGGTGACCGCGACGCCCGACGACAGATCGAACTCACCGCCGATCATCAGCACGCCCACCCCGACAGCCATGATGCCGATCGTCGAACTCGCATAGAGCACCGTGGCCAGGGCTTCCGGGGTCCGGAAGGGCGGAGCCACGATCAGGAACAGCACGAAGATGCCGAT includes these proteins:
- a CDS encoding ATP-binding cassette domain-containing protein, with product MSTTAEAPIAESPSGGAVPLVELKHVGKSYGNIIALKDINLRVGAGEVTGVLGDNGAGKSTLIKIIAGLHKPSEGELLIDGAPTVFDSPKDSLKAGIATVYQDLAVVSLMPVWRNFFLGNELRKKGILPSLDISAMRATTISELHKMGIDLPDVDAPIGSLSGGQRQCVAIARAIFFGARVLILDEPTAALGVKQSGMVLRYITAAKEQGFGVIFITHNPHHAHMVGDHFVLLNRGRQKLDCTYDEISLETLTQEMAGGNELEALSHELRR
- a CDS encoding ABC transporter permease: MSTQADLNLETHKVVRDERVKEQNKLQRLLIRPEMGAAIGAIGIFVLFLIVAPPFRTPEALATVLYASSTIGIMAVGVGVLMIGGEFDLSSGVAVTTASLAASMLSYNLHLNLWTGAVLALVMALAIGFFNGYMVMKTKIPSFLITLSTFFMLAGINLAVTKLLSGQVATPSVSDMEGFDSGRAVFASSFNILGVSVRVTVLWWILFVVIATYVLFKTRIGNWIFAVGGNQDSARAVGVPVTKVKIGLFMVVSFCAWFVGMHLLFAFNTVQSGQGIGNEFFYIIAAVVGGCLLTGGYGTAIGTLIGAFIFGMTNQGIVYAGWNPDWFKFFLGGMLLFAVIANNVVRNYAVKR